In the genome of Dermacentor andersoni chromosome 3, qqDerAnde1_hic_scaffold, whole genome shotgun sequence, one region contains:
- the LOC126525070 gene encoding D-dopachrome decarboxylase-like has protein sequence MPICTLKTNLLASRIPNGFNVKFAQCVASLLKKDIEKVTVIVEPGLEMSRAGTTDPNCLCSIHSINVFSPEKNKEYGSKLRDFLSANLALPPKRIVITLYDLSANDLV, from the exons ATGCCTATCTGCACGCTCAAGACGAATCTTCTAGCTAGCAGAATTCCGAATGGTTTCAACGTAAAGTTTGCCCAGTGTGTTGCCTCCCTCCTGAAGAAAGATATCGAG AAAGTGACCGTTATTGTGGAACCCGGTTTGGAAATGTCTAGAGCCGGCACGACTGATCCCAACTGTCTGTGCTCGATTCATTCCATCAACGTGTTCTCTCCAGAGAAAAATAAGGAGTACGGCAGCAAATTGAGGGATTTCCTCTCGGCAAACTTAGCCTTGCCGCCGAAAAG gATTGTCATAACTCTGTACGACCTGAGTGCCAATGATCTCGTCTGA